A part of Desulfobacter sp. genomic DNA contains:
- a CDS encoding HesA/MoeB/ThiF family protein, whose amino-acid sequence MPGPEESSAQPEGPEKKFPQRYARNFETLSRGDQEKLGKSRVAVLGLGGLGGGVCELLARTGVGELVLIDGDVFDASNLNRQFLSRENNIGQGKAQEAGKRVQAINSEVDVTICPVFADPANISEMIRGADLAVDCLDTIRARFTLQDAARDLGIPLVSGAIAGVTGQVTVIYPGDPGFELIYGEVPDLRKDRGIETQTGNLSFCAHFIASLQASEAVKVLTGKGEVLRNKLLIAELWTNTMEVMDLI is encoded by the coding sequence ATGCCTGGCCCTGAAGAATCTTCGGCCCAGCCGGAAGGGCCTGAAAAGAAATTTCCACAGCGGTATGCCCGCAATTTTGAGACCCTCAGCCGGGGGGACCAGGAAAAACTTGGGAAGAGCCGGGTGGCTGTGCTGGGCCTGGGAGGCCTGGGGGGCGGGGTCTGTGAACTGCTGGCCCGGACCGGGGTTGGGGAACTTGTCCTTATTGACGGCGATGTATTTGATGCCAGCAATCTGAACCGGCAGTTCCTGAGCCGGGAAAACAATATCGGCCAGGGCAAGGCCCAGGAGGCCGGAAAACGGGTGCAGGCAATCAATTCGGAGGTTGATGTGACAATCTGCCCGGTTTTTGCCGATCCCGCCAATATAAGCGAAATGATCCGGGGGGCGGACCTGGCCGTTGACTGCCTGGATACCATCCGGGCCAGGTTTACCCTTCAGGATGCGGCCCGGGATCTGGGGATTCCCCTGGTTTCAGGGGCCATTGCCGGTGTGACCGGCCAGGTCACGGTGATATACCCCGGCGATCCCGGATTTGAGCTGATTTACGGGGAGGTGCCGGATCTCCGCAAAGACAGGGGAATCGAAACCCAAACCGGCAACCTTTCCTTCTGCGCCCATTTTATTGCATCCCTCCAGGCCAGTGAGGCGGTAAAAGTGCTTACCGGTAAAGGAGAGGTGCTGAGGAACAAGCTGCTCATTGCAGAATTATGGACCAACACGATGGAGGTCATGGATCTGATATGA
- a CDS encoding beta-ketoacyl synthase, producing MNPLHIKMPHIAVVSISGIFPGADTADRFITNVLEKKSAVIPVPDHRWPAPVSAMTAHGGPVPDRAASDRAGLITDFSFDPHGFSAPADLLAGLDPVHQLVLSAGRKLMANGCLSPETRKKTAVVLAAIALPTPGADRLTREIFCAARPAPLSRTDAMAAAMVGTPANILAAALGLEGGAYTLDAACASSLFAVKLACEALIHHRADAVVAGGVSRPDALYTQVGFTQLQALSPTGRCAPFDKTADGLVVGEGTGLVVLKRLEDAVADKDTIHGVIQGWGVSNDIEGNLVAPASDGQVRAMAAAYEMAGWSPADIQYMECHGSGTAKGDQVELSSIRALGDHFGCTRAPLAIGSVKSTVGHLLTAAGAAGLIKTLLAMDRQTLPPSLNFTDLPEGSPARGTGINVQSEPAPWENPGRSEARRAGISAFGFGGINAHILVEEWGRRRTVHPIPDMPKPKTVPCAIIGMGALCGAADNLPRLAQVLSGTQKPIPAPAGSRWRRSDHLTAEQQQAPALYMNEIAMDLGEFQIPPNQLGDILPQHLAMLKAAKEALIDAGISPRPDRSEPLRHTMGGAVGIDFDFGATDFYLRWHLHRQPDAVLDRLGPGLNFDRTLGALGGIVASRLARSFKLGGPCFTLSGGETSGIRAVEIGCRSLSAGETDIFLCGAVDMAGDIRSVTKNLGLSPMDPGILPSEGACAVVLKRLDRALADGDRIYGVVTGTGAASGDGPGQYAASLTRAMADAGTAQGDIDLAATLYTQAHPMGRTEDEGITASGVNAERFCQAAAMGGTGAASGLFSTIAACLTLNRRKRNQAAVGTLTPDGACAHLILSAPPAEGRQKTLTDPGNPSDARGKVPVSPPPLAPDLLQHIREETPPEQRKRVAADPETLSGLPAILAHSHEAATRAHEQFLELSSRNLDEMARQLGAIARCMDDAPQADTGSPAPMANAGMPPRPVFLDRDQCLEYAVGKAGNVLGPAFEIIDTYPVRVRLPDAPLMLVDRIMEIEGEMLSMTSGKIVTQHDVLPGAWYLDGGSAPVSISIEAGQADLFLCAWLGIDHLVKGTRKYRLLDAKVTFHRSLPRPGETIEYHIEIDRFLRQGDIYLFFFHYKGYINGLPLISMRDGCAGFFTEAEVKNSGGIILKPEEREPMPAVRTVTPPAPLAREAYHDAQVDALRRGDLETAFGPAFREKIPGRNQWLPGERMTLIHRVLDLDPAGGRYGLGRIIAEADIHPDDWFLTCHFVDDMVMPGTLMYECCAHALRIFFLRMGWISPDEAAHFDVLPENESDLKCRGPVTRETRKARYDIEIKEMGYGPEPYVIADAHMFSDDLEIVLYKNMGMKLAGVTAEDIQAFWKQ from the coding sequence ATGAACCCACTTCATATAAAAATGCCACACATCGCAGTCGTATCCATCTCCGGTATTTTTCCGGGCGCTGACACGGCAGACCGGTTTATCACCAATGTCCTGGAAAAAAAGAGCGCCGTGATACCGGTGCCGGACCACCGTTGGCCGGCGCCGGTATCCGCCATGACCGCCCATGGCGGGCCGGTTCCGGACCGGGCGGCATCGGACCGGGCCGGACTGATAACGGATTTCAGCTTTGATCCCCACGGTTTCAGCGCACCGGCCGACCTGCTGGCCGGCCTGGACCCGGTTCACCAGCTGGTCCTATCCGCCGGCCGGAAACTCATGGCCAACGGCTGCCTCAGCCCGGAGACCAGAAAAAAAACCGCCGTGGTCCTGGCAGCCATTGCCCTGCCCACCCCCGGCGCAGACCGGCTCACAAGGGAAATTTTCTGTGCGGCCCGCCCCGCCCCCCTGTCCAGGACAGACGCCATGGCCGCGGCCATGGTGGGTACCCCCGCCAATATCCTGGCTGCGGCACTTGGACTTGAAGGCGGCGCCTATACCCTGGATGCCGCCTGTGCCTCCTCCCTGTTCGCCGTCAAGCTGGCCTGCGAGGCGCTTATCCACCACAGGGCCGACGCCGTAGTGGCCGGAGGGGTCTCCCGGCCCGACGCCCTATACACCCAGGTAGGATTTACCCAGCTCCAGGCCCTGTCCCCCACAGGAAGATGCGCCCCCTTTGATAAAACCGCCGACGGCCTGGTGGTGGGCGAAGGGACCGGCCTTGTGGTTCTCAAACGGCTGGAGGATGCCGTGGCAGACAAGGACACCATCCACGGGGTGATACAGGGCTGGGGGGTATCCAACGACATTGAGGGCAACCTGGTGGCGCCGGCTTCAGACGGCCAGGTCCGGGCCATGGCTGCGGCCTATGAAATGGCCGGGTGGTCCCCGGCGGATATCCAGTACATGGAATGCCACGGCTCCGGCACAGCAAAGGGGGACCAGGTGGAATTATCCAGCATCAGAGCCCTGGGCGACCATTTCGGATGCACCCGGGCCCCGCTGGCCATCGGGTCGGTGAAGTCCACGGTGGGACACCTGCTCACCGCAGCCGGCGCCGCAGGATTGATCAAAACCCTTTTGGCCATGGACCGCCAGACCCTCCCCCCCTCACTGAATTTTACCGATCTTCCTGAAGGCAGCCCGGCAAGGGGGACGGGCATCAACGTCCAGTCAGAACCGGCGCCATGGGAAAATCCGGGCAGGTCAGAAGCCCGCCGGGCAGGCATTTCAGCCTTTGGATTCGGGGGGATCAACGCCCATATCCTGGTGGAGGAATGGGGGCGCCGGCGCACGGTCCATCCCATACCGGACATGCCCAAGCCAAAAACCGTTCCCTGCGCCATCATCGGCATGGGCGCCCTGTGCGGAGCGGCAGACAATCTGCCCCGGCTTGCACAGGTGCTATCTGGAACACAAAAACCCATCCCCGCCCCGGCCGGCAGCCGCTGGCGGCGGTCCGACCACCTTACCGCCGAACAGCAGCAGGCGCCGGCCCTGTACATGAATGAAATCGCCATGGATCTGGGGGAATTTCAGATCCCCCCCAACCAGCTGGGAGATATCCTGCCCCAGCATCTGGCCATGCTCAAAGCGGCCAAGGAAGCGCTGATTGATGCCGGCATCTCTCCCCGGCCGGACCGTTCCGAGCCCCTGCGGCACACCATGGGGGGCGCCGTGGGAATTGATTTTGATTTCGGGGCCACGGATTTTTATCTGCGCTGGCACCTCCACCGCCAACCCGATGCGGTGCTGGACCGCCTGGGCCCCGGTCTGAACTTCGACCGGACCCTGGGCGCCCTGGGGGGCATCGTGGCCTCGCGTCTGGCCAGGTCCTTTAAGCTGGGCGGCCCCTGCTTTACCCTCTCCGGAGGCGAAACTTCCGGCATCCGTGCCGTTGAAATCGGCTGCCGCTCCCTATCCGCCGGAGAAACGGATATTTTCCTTTGCGGGGCCGTGGATATGGCAGGCGACATCCGCAGCGTCACAAAAAACCTGGGACTCTCTCCCATGGATCCGGGCATCCTGCCCTCGGAGGGGGCTTGCGCCGTGGTACTCAAACGCCTGGACCGGGCCCTGGCGGACGGTGACAGGATCTACGGTGTGGTGACAGGAACCGGCGCGGCCTCGGGCGATGGACCGGGCCAGTACGCCGCCTCCCTGACCCGGGCAATGGCAGATGCCGGAACAGCCCAAGGCGACATAGACCTGGCCGCCACATTGTATACCCAGGCCCATCCCATGGGCAGGACGGAAGATGAGGGGATCACAGCATCCGGAGTGAACGCTGAACGGTTCTGCCAGGCAGCAGCCATGGGCGGCACCGGCGCCGCCTCAGGGCTGTTTTCAACCATTGCCGCCTGCCTGACCCTGAACCGCCGAAAAAGGAACCAGGCCGCCGTGGGCACCCTTACCCCGGACGGCGCCTGTGCCCACCTGATCCTCTCGGCCCCGCCTGCCGAGGGCCGCCAAAAAACCTTAACTGATCCCGGGAACCCATCTGATGCCCGGGGCAAGGTGCCGGTATCACCGCCCCCCCTGGCCCCGGACCTGTTACAACACATCCGGGAAGAAACCCCTCCGGAACAAAGAAAACGGGTCGCGGCTGATCCCGAAACGCTTTCAGGATTGCCTGCTATTCTGGCCCACAGCCATGAGGCGGCCACCCGGGCCCATGAGCAGTTTCTTGAACTCTCAAGCCGGAACCTGGATGAAATGGCCAGGCAACTGGGTGCCATTGCCCGTTGCATGGACGATGCCCCCCAGGCGGATACAGGGAGCCCAGCCCCCATGGCGAATGCAGGCATGCCCCCCCGGCCCGTCTTCCTGGACAGGGACCAATGCCTGGAATATGCGGTTGGAAAGGCCGGGAATGTGCTGGGACCGGCCTTTGAAATCATCGACACCTATCCGGTGCGGGTCCGTCTGCCCGACGCGCCCCTGATGCTGGTGGACCGGATCATGGAAATAGAGGGAGAGATGCTCTCCATGACCTCGGGAAAAATCGTGACCCAGCACGATGTCCTGCCCGGTGCCTGGTACCTGGACGGTGGCAGTGCCCCGGTCTCCATCTCCATTGAGGCGGGCCAGGCGGATCTTTTCCTCTGCGCATGGCTGGGCATAGACCATTTGGTCAAGGGGACCCGGAAATACCGTCTTCTGGATGCCAAGGTCACCTTTCACCGCAGCCTGCCCCGGCCCGGGGAAACCATTGAATACCACATTGAAATCGACCGGTTCCTCCGGCAGGGGGACATCTACCTTTTCTTTTTCCACTACAAGGGGTATATTAACGGGCTGCCGCTGATTTCCATGCGGGACGGATGCGCCGGCTTCTTTACTGAAGCGGAGGTAAAAAACTCCGGCGGCATCATATTGAAACCGGAGGAACGGGAGCCCATGCCCGCTGTCAGAACCGTGACGCCCCCGGCCCCCCTGGCCAGGGAAGCCTACCACGACGCGCAGGTGGACGCCCTCCGCCGGGGAGACCTTGAAACTGCCTTCGGACCGGCGTTCAGGGAAAAAATCCCCGGCCGGAACCAATGGCTGCCAGGGGAACGGATGACCCTGATTCACCGGGTGCTGGACCTGGATCCTGCCGGCGGCCGCTACGGTTTGGGGCGGATCATTGCCGAGGCGGACATCCACCCGGATGACTGGTTTCTGACCTGCCATTTTGTGGATGACATGGTCATGCCCGGAACGCTCATGTACGAATGCTGCGCCCATGCCCTGCGGATCTTTTTCCTGCGCATGGGATGGATATCGCCGGATGAGGCGGCCCACTTCGACGTGCTGCCGGAAAATGAAAGCGACCTGAAATGCCGGGGCCCGGTGACCCGGGAGACCCGAAAAGCCAGGTACGACATAGAGATCAAGGAGATGGGGTACGGGCCTGAACCCTACGTTATTGCCGACGCCCACATGTTCTCCGACGACCTGGAAATCGTTTTGTATAAAAATATGGGAATGAAGCTGGCCGGGGTGACCGCCGAGGACATCCAGGCCTTTTGGAAACAATAA
- a CDS encoding NAD-dependent deacylase → MNEYRRAAELMVNARHCTAFTGAGISVESGIPPFRGEGGLWNKYDPVTFDISYFMENTAGAWVAIRDIFYELFGRVLPNAAHYALAELEAREVVKEVITQNVDNLHRDAGSHIVHEFHGSLKQILCLDCGSRVPVTDVDMNCLPPPCAACGGILKPDVIFFGEPIPELAAARSFEAAEKTDCMVLIGTTGTVAPANMIPPRAKATNAAIIEINPVPSEYTRNVTDIFLQDKATSAMERLMDEIDALIA, encoded by the coding sequence ATGAACGAATACCGCAGGGCCGCTGAACTCATGGTCAACGCAAGGCATTGCACGGCGTTTACCGGTGCCGGCATTTCCGTTGAAAGTGGCATTCCGCCCTTCAGGGGGGAAGGGGGCTTATGGAACAAATACGATCCTGTGACTTTTGACATTTCTTATTTCATGGAAAATACCGCAGGCGCCTGGGTGGCCATCCGGGACATATTTTATGAGCTTTTCGGCCGGGTGCTGCCCAATGCCGCCCATTATGCCCTGGCCGAGCTTGAGGCAAGGGAAGTGGTCAAGGAGGTGATCACCCAGAATGTGGACAATCTTCACAGGGATGCCGGCAGCCACATTGTGCATGAATTCCACGGTTCCCTCAAACAGATCCTTTGCCTGGACTGCGGTTCCCGGGTGCCGGTGACGGATGTGGATATGAACTGCCTGCCCCCGCCCTGTGCCGCCTGCGGAGGGATCTTAAAGCCGGATGTGATCTTTTTCGGGGAACCCATTCCCGAACTGGCCGCCGCCCGCTCCTTTGAGGCGGCAGAAAAGACCGACTGCATGGTGCTCATCGGCACCACCGGCACAGTGGCCCCGGCCAATATGATTCCCCCGCGGGCCAAGGCAACCAATGCCGCGATTATTGAAATCAATCCCGTCCCCTCGGAGTATACCCGGAACGTGACGGATATTTTTCTTCAGGATAAAGCCACCTCAGCCATGGAGCGGCTGATGGACGAAATTGATGCCTTAATTGCCTGA
- a CDS encoding rhomboid family intramembrane serine protease: MPAIPPRTFINSIIWVNGILYLISLVFSGAGLGLTLNPLNALSPSIEALTFLGASGTIPIDHYQAWWTLLTANWLHGSLLHIIFNMIALRNVAPLVIHEFGAARMFSIYTLTGAAGFYLSYLGRVPLTIGASAGLCGLIGALLFFGKTRGGTWAGQVFGQTKAWIFSLVIIGFLIPNINNWGHGGGLAAGVVLAMVLGYNDRRRENAADKLLASGLGLATLFFILRAVVEGVGLILFG; encoded by the coding sequence ATGCCAGCCATTCCCCCGCGAACATTCATCAACAGTATTATATGGGTCAACGGGATTCTATACCTGATCTCCCTTGTTTTTTCCGGTGCCGGACTGGGCCTGACCCTGAATCCGCTCAATGCCCTTTCCCCCTCCATTGAAGCACTGACCTTCCTGGGGGCGTCGGGCACCATCCCCATAGACCATTACCAGGCCTGGTGGACCCTGCTGACGGCCAACTGGCTCCACGGCAGCCTGTTGCACATCATTTTCAACATGATCGCCCTGCGCAACGTGGCCCCCCTGGTCATCCATGAATTCGGAGCGGCCAGGATGTTTTCCATTTACACCCTCACCGGGGCAGCGGGTTTTTACCTTTCCTACCTGGGTCGGGTGCCCCTGACCATCGGCGCCTCGGCAGGGCTTTGCGGCCTCATCGGGGCACTGCTCTTTTTCGGGAAAACCCGGGGGGGCACCTGGGCCGGCCAGGTTTTCGGGCAGACCAAAGCCTGGATTTTCAGCCTGGTAATCATCGGCTTTCTCATCCCCAACATCAACAACTGGGGGCACGGCGGCGGCCTGGCAGCCGGTGTTGTCCTGGCCATGGTCCTGGGATACAATGACCGGCGACGGGAAAATGCAGCAGATAAACTCCTTGCCTCAGGCCTCGGCCTGGCCACCCTCTTTTTCATCCTCCGGGCGGTGGTGGAAGGCGTCGGCCTCATCCTTTTCGGATAG
- a CDS encoding bacteriohemerythrin has translation MFKGISLAKKIAGGFAVILVLLVLLAVAGRMGLTRVVDRVAAAGRFQAMANLILDARQNEKQFILTNDAGTLEKVKTDITAIKAEISKIAGANGKGELKKSIRRIEDGLEAYGGAVDQYADMARQKDSLMTGMDDKAGSAMEIATKIRDEQKAGYDALMEESDIRMSQMRIRVGAASRIQENFLQAGGYRMVLAGSADQSISMVTQWKRYHANIKKELDGSASMMDEETAKTWHSNVGLSQEKLIEAAETYFRKKTADNNKALIKASQDMERAVTRFSQELQELLEFYIEDVRILSGQIMALSSGADQVANTLLGVRILEKEFIRNEDPELFQQITEKLQGIDQGIPAIKEAIDDPEKTQVLDGIQAAVDDYARSFKAYARLMGEQQAAKSAMEKTAAEVQAACLREKDGMEKQMAGQITTSTAVITAVSLIAVAAGFIIALVLARMIIGPIRQVVEALKDIAQGEGDLTRRIDIDTRDEIGDLAKWFNRFISRLNHIIVDIGTNSETVTAASGELLTVSETMAEDSGDLAQRSNSVAAAADQMSSGMTSVAAASEQAAGNLATVAEAAGQMKLTLNEVAVNCDRARSVSENAEAGAERATLRVGRLGDSARDITAVTEVITDIAEQTNLLALNATIEAARAGEAGKGFAVVANEIKGLAAQTADATKDIKEKIQGIRSASDDTVKDVEEINRVISEVREIVSAIAAAIEEQSAAAAQVAENIEQASGGIGEVNENVAQNSLVSSEIAQDISRVKDVSDGMTEQSGRMKNSARELAELSGRLRDMIGVFKVAAEGSATLSPSAVSSHDIPDLMPWGERMMIGLSDVDEQHRELVAMVNELHRAMKLKAGAREAGQILKRLADYTVYHFGFEEELFDAHGYPETDAHKKIHQDLVAKVVEIQEDFNQGKAALSMELMEFLTRWLREHILKTDKAYVPFFKEKGLS, from the coding sequence ATGTTTAAAGGAATAAGTCTTGCCAAAAAGATTGCGGGTGGATTTGCCGTTATTTTGGTGTTACTCGTATTGCTCGCCGTTGCCGGCCGCATGGGACTGACCCGTGTGGTGGACCGGGTGGCGGCGGCCGGCCGGTTCCAGGCCATGGCCAATCTCATTTTAGATGCCCGTCAGAATGAGAAGCAGTTTATTCTTACCAATGATGCCGGCACCCTTGAAAAGGTCAAAACAGATATCACCGCCATTAAGGCGGAAATTTCCAAGATCGCCGGGGCCAATGGAAAGGGGGAGCTGAAAAAAAGTATCCGGCGTATTGAAGATGGATTGGAAGCCTACGGCGGGGCTGTTGATCAATATGCCGACATGGCCAGGCAGAAAGACAGCCTCATGACGGGGATGGATGATAAGGCCGGGTCGGCCATGGAGATCGCCACAAAGATCAGGGATGAGCAAAAAGCCGGATACGACGCGCTCATGGAAGAGAGTGACATCCGGATGTCACAGATGCGCATCCGGGTGGGGGCGGCATCAAGGATACAGGAGAATTTCCTCCAGGCCGGTGGTTACCGGATGGTGCTGGCGGGGTCGGCGGACCAAAGCATTTCCATGGTTACCCAGTGGAAGCGGTACCACGCCAACATTAAAAAGGAGCTGGATGGTTCGGCTTCAATGATGGACGAAGAAACGGCCAAAACATGGCATTCAAATGTGGGGCTCTCCCAGGAAAAACTGATCGAGGCGGCTGAAACCTATTTCAGGAAAAAAACCGCAGACAATAACAAGGCCCTTATCAAGGCGTCCCAGGATATGGAACGGGCCGTGACCCGTTTCAGCCAGGAACTCCAGGAATTGCTGGAATTCTATATTGAGGATGTGCGGATCCTCTCCGGCCAGATCATGGCGCTTTCGTCGGGGGCCGACCAGGTTGCCAATACGCTGCTGGGCGTCCGTATTCTGGAAAAGGAGTTTATCCGGAATGAAGATCCTGAATTATTCCAGCAGATCACTGAAAAACTCCAGGGGATCGACCAGGGCATACCCGCCATAAAAGAGGCCATTGACGATCCTGAAAAAACACAGGTTCTGGATGGAATCCAGGCTGCGGTGGATGATTATGCCCGCTCATTTAAGGCCTATGCCCGGCTGATGGGTGAACAGCAGGCCGCCAAGTCTGCCATGGAAAAGACCGCCGCCGAAGTCCAGGCGGCCTGCCTTAGGGAAAAGGATGGGATGGAAAAACAGATGGCAGGGCAGATCACAACCTCCACGGCCGTTATCACCGCCGTCAGCCTGATTGCCGTTGCTGCGGGGTTTATCATTGCCTTGGTGCTGGCCCGGATGATCATCGGGCCCATCAGGCAGGTGGTGGAGGCCCTGAAGGATATCGCCCAGGGCGAGGGGGACCTGACCCGGCGCATCGACATTGATACCCGGGATGAGATCGGGGACCTGGCCAAATGGTTCAACCGGTTTATCTCCAGGCTGAACCATATCATCGTGGATATCGGGACCAATTCCGAAACCGTGACGGCGGCTTCCGGGGAACTGCTGACCGTATCGGAAACCATGGCCGAAGACTCAGGGGACCTGGCCCAACGGTCAAACTCCGTTGCCGCTGCCGCCGACCAGATGAGTTCGGGGATGACCTCGGTTGCCGCTGCCAGTGAACAGGCCGCGGGCAACCTGGCAACCGTGGCCGAAGCGGCCGGTCAGATGAAGCTGACCCTCAACGAGGTGGCAGTGAATTGCGACCGGGCACGGTCGGTGTCTGAAAATGCCGAAGCCGGTGCCGAGCGTGCCACCCTCAGGGTGGGGCGTCTCGGGGATTCGGCACGGGATATTACCGCGGTCACCGAGGTGATAACGGATATTGCCGAGCAGACCAACCTGCTGGCATTGAACGCCACCATTGAGGCGGCCCGGGCCGGCGAGGCAGGCAAGGGATTTGCAGTGGTGGCCAACGAGATAAAGGGTCTGGCCGCCCAGACGGCCGATGCCACCAAGGATATTAAAGAAAAAATCCAGGGCATCAGGAGTGCCTCCGATGACACGGTAAAAGATGTGGAAGAGATTAACCGGGTGATTTCAGAGGTCAGGGAAATCGTTTCCGCCATTGCCGCCGCCATAGAAGAACAGTCGGCTGCTGCGGCCCAGGTGGCCGAAAATATTGAACAGGCTTCCGGCGGCATCGGAGAGGTGAACGAAAATGTGGCTCAGAATTCCCTGGTCTCCAGCGAAATTGCCCAGGACATCTCACGGGTGAAGGACGTGTCCGACGGGATGACCGAACAGAGCGGGCGGATGAAGAACAGCGCCCGGGAACTGGCAGAGCTTTCCGGCCGCCTCCGGGATATGATCGGCGTCTTCAAGGTGGCCGCCGAGGGGAGCGCAACCCTTTCCCCGTCAGCAGTCAGTTCCCATGATATCCCAGACCTCATGCCCTGGGGGGAGCGGATGATGATCGGGCTGTCCGATGTGGATGAGCAGCACAGGGAATTGGTGGCCATGGTCAATGAACTGCACCGGGCCATGAAGCTGAAAGCCGGCGCCCGGGAGGCCGGGCAGATTTTAAAGCGCCTGGCCGACTATACGGTTTACCATTTCGGGTTTGAAGAAGAGCTGTTTGATGCCCATGGCTATCCTGAAACAGATGCCCATAAGAAAATCCATCAGGATCTGGTGGCAAAAGTGGTTGAGATTCAGGAGGATTTCAACCAGGGAAAGGCAGCCCTGTCCATGGAACTGATGGAATTCCTCACCCGCTGGCTCAGGGAGCATATTTTGAAAACCGACAAGGCCTATGTACCCTTTTTTAAAGAAAAGGGCCTTTCCTGA
- a CDS encoding MoaD/ThiS family protein, which translates to MNRIDLKLFVTLAQYHPGEGRLEIENGTTVADLIKNCGIPEEEVKLIFINGRKAGAGDVIRDGDRVGLFPPVGGG; encoded by the coding sequence ATGAACCGCATCGACCTTAAACTCTTTGTCACCCTGGCCCAATACCACCCCGGAGAAGGGCGGCTCGAGATTGAAAACGGAACCACCGTCGCCGATTTAATCAAAAACTGCGGCATTCCCGAAGAAGAGGTGAAATTGATTTTCATCAACGGCAGAAAAGCGGGGGCCGGGGATGTGATCCGGGACGGCGACCGGGTGGGGCTCTTCCCGCCGGTGGGAGGGGGGTAA
- a CDS encoding histidine triad nucleotide-binding protein, whose translation MTDDCLFCKIVNREVPSEFLFEDDDYVVFRDINPAAPVHLLIVPKQHIRSVNELEPGQEALVGGLFTLAGKMAEEQGVNRSGYKLLFNVEKGGGQEIFHLHLHLIGGWTKKR comes from the coding sequence ATGACTGACGATTGCCTGTTTTGCAAGATTGTCAACCGAGAGGTTCCCAGCGAATTTTTATTTGAAGATGATGATTACGTAGTGTTTCGGGATATTAATCCGGCCGCCCCGGTTCACCTGCTTATAGTGCCCAAACAGCATATCCGGAGTGTCAATGAACTTGAGCCCGGCCAGGAGGCTCTGGTGGGCGGTCTCTTCACCCTTGCGGGAAAAATGGCTGAGGAACAAGGGGTGAACCGGTCCGGATATAAACTGCTTTTTAATGTGGAAAAGGGCGGGGGGCAGGAAATTTTTCACCTCCACCTCCACCTCATCGGCGGATGGACAAAGAAGCGCTGA